The proteins below come from a single Necator americanus strain Aroian chromosome V, whole genome shotgun sequence genomic window:
- a CDS encoding hypothetical protein (NECATOR_CHRV.G20432.T1) produces MLERVLLLLSSLPLCYGLNCYQCGVFLSAPTSNCQGAPKNISCDPDHFGCLSINGKNKDGTFYVEKRCAEKSDTRTPGCVEIGIQGISAQQCFCEGDLCNSTRESFSYTTFFMTVFSLFLFTFGRN; encoded by the exons atgCTCGAACGAGTCCTTCTACTTCTTTCATCACTGCCTCTATGCTACGGGTTAAATTGCTATCAGTGTGGTGTGTTCCTCTCCGCTCCCACGTCAAATTGTCAGGGCGCACCGAAAAATATCTCATGTGATCCGGATCATTTTGGTTGCCTTAGTataaatgggaaaaataag GATGGTACTTTCTATGTGGAAAAACGATGTGCCGAGAAGAGCGATACGAGAACGCCGGGATGCGTAGAGATAGGGATCCAAGG gatttctgcACAACAATGCTTCTGCGAAGGTGATCTCTGCAATAGCACCCGAGAGTCGTTCAGCTATACAACATTTTTTATGACTgtattttccttatttctgtttacatttggaagaaattag
- a CDS encoding hypothetical protein (NECATOR_CHRV.G20433.T2), whose translation MGLSHMQFFTTIQRSVLEDTLPYVILLALGENLCLIAIFVKFTSTSSKWAALPLKPLAISTKYGAREVSTYAQYNATVEADPRKTTRDIAKELNVDHTTVVRHLKQIVMTKKLDKWVPHELTESQKNRRFEISSAHLLRNENDPFLERIVTCDEKWILYDNRRRSAQWLDQKEAPRHHPKPKTHQKKIMVTVWWSAAGMIHYTFLNPGETITAEKYCQQIDEMHQKLRRRGTILLHDNARPHVSD comes from the exons ATGGGACTGTCCCATATGCAGTTCTTTACCACCATCCAAAGATCAGTACTCGAGGATACTTTACCGTACGTTATCTTGTTGGCTTTAGGTGAAAATCT atGTCTAATCGCGATTTTCGTCAAATTTACTTCTACGAGTTCAAAGTGGGCCGCACTGCCGCTCAAACCGCTTGCAATATCAACGAAGTATGGGGCCAGGGAAGTATCAACGTATGCACAGTACAAC GCGACAGTCGAAGCTGATCCACGCAAAACCACACGAGATATTGCCAAGGAGCTCAACGTCGATCACACTACAGTTGTTCGCCATTTGAAACAAATTGTTATGACCAAGAAGCTTGACAAGTGGGTTCCACATGAATTGACCGAAAGTCAGAAAAATCGTCGTTTTGAGATATCGTCGGCCCATCTTTTGCGCAATGAAAACGATCCATTTCTCGAACGGATTGTGACTTGCGATGAGAAATGGATACTTTATGATAACAGGCGACGATCTGCCCAGTGGCTGGACCAAAAAGAAGCTCCACGACATCACCCAAAGCCGAAAACTCACCAAAAGAAGATTATGGTTACGGTTTGGTGGTCTGCAGCGGGTATGATCCACTATACCTTTCTGAACCCGGGCGAAACAATTACAGCAGAAAAGTACTGCCAGCAAATCGACGAAATGCACCAGAAACTGCGAAGAAGAGGAACAATCCTACTTCATGACAACGCTAGACCTCACGTCTCGGATTGA
- a CDS encoding hypothetical protein (NECATOR_CHRV.G20433.T1) yields the protein MGLSHMQFFTTIQRSVLEDTLPYVILLALGENLCLIAIFVKFTSTSSKWAALPLKPLAISTKYGAREVSTYAQYNVGSKSFVPATPAYQDEPHESRPPILDHDLLKATVEADPRKTTRDIAKELNVDHTTVVRHLKQIVMTKKLDKWVPHELTESQKNRRFEISSAHLLRNENDPFLERIVTCDEKWILYDNRRRSAQWLDQKEAPRHHPKPKTHQKKIMVTVWWSAAGMIHYTFLNPGETITAEKYCQQIDEMHQKLRRRGTILLHDNARPHVSD from the exons ATGGGACTGTCCCATATGCAGTTCTTTACCACCATCCAAAGATCAGTACTCGAGGATACTTTACCGTACGTTATCTTGTTGGCTTTAGGTGAAAATCT atGTCTAATCGCGATTTTCGTCAAATTTACTTCTACGAGTTCAAAGTGGGCCGCACTGCCGCTCAAACCGCTTGCAATATCAACGAAGTATGGGGCCAGGGAAGTATCAACGTATGCACAGTACAACGTTGGTTCCAAAAGTTTCGTGCCGGCAACACCAGCCTACCAAGACGAACCTCATGAAAGCCGTCCACCAATACTTGATCACGACTTATTGAAGGCGACAGTCGAAGCTGATCCACGCAAAACCACACGAGATATTGCCAAGGAGCTCAACGTCGATCACACTACAGTTGTTCGCCATTTGAAACAAATTGTTATGACCAAGAAGCTTGACAAGTGGGTTCCACATGAATTGACCGAAAGTCAGAAAAATCGTCGTTTTGAGATATCGTCGGCCCATCTTTTGCGCAATGAAAACGATCCATTTCTCGAACGGATTGTGACTTGCGATGAGAAATGGATACTTTATGATAACAGGCGACGATCTGCCCAGTGGCTGGACCAAAAAGAAGCTCCACGACATCACCCAAAGCCGAAAACTCACCAAAAGAAGATTATGGTTACGGTTTGGTGGTCTGCAGCGGGTATGATCCACTATACCTTTCTGAACCCGGGCGAAACAATTACAGCAGAAAAGTACTGCCAGCAAATCGACGAAATGCACCAGAAACTGCGAAGAAGAGGAACAATCCTACTTCATGACAACGCTAGACCTCACGTCTCGGATTGA